The proteins below are encoded in one region of Streptomyces ficellus:
- a CDS encoding FadD3 family acyl-CoA ligase, with product MREDLERGTVPGLVRYAAERYGPREAVVEGRTRVTYAELGERVERAAAACMAAGVEPGDRVAVWAPNTLDWIVSALGAVTAGAVLVPLNTRFKGAEAAYVLDKSRAKLLFITGTFLGTSYVASLRRTGIVLPHLEQVVVLADGAPEDFRTWKDFLAGGDGVPRAAVRARADAVEATAPSDIVFTSGTTGRPKGAVITHAQTLRCYETWADLAGLAEGDRYLIVNPFFHTFGYKAGIIACLTRGAVMVPQPVSGTDTVLANIVAERITVLPGPPTLLQSLLDHPARSSYDLSTLRLVVTGAAVVPLSLVTRLRTELGVGTVLTAYGLSEASGIVTMCRRGDPLEVVATTSGRPIPGTEVRVDGTGEVLVRGHHVMTGYFEDPDGTAAAVDPDGWLRTGDVGVLDGAGNLRITDRIKDMFVVGGFNAYPAEIEQLLATHPDLVDVAVVGVPDPRLGEVAKAYAVRRPGSPLTADDLIAWARREMANYKVPRQVAFVAELPRNASGKVVKGELRARH from the coding sequence ATGCGCGAAGACCTGGAACGGGGCACGGTCCCGGGGCTGGTGCGGTACGCGGCGGAGCGGTACGGGCCCCGCGAGGCGGTCGTGGAGGGCCGCACCCGTGTCACGTACGCCGAGCTGGGGGAGCGCGTGGAGCGCGCGGCCGCCGCGTGCATGGCGGCGGGCGTGGAGCCGGGCGACCGGGTCGCGGTGTGGGCGCCCAACACCCTCGACTGGATCGTCTCCGCCCTCGGCGCGGTGACCGCCGGCGCCGTCCTGGTGCCGCTGAACACCCGCTTCAAGGGCGCGGAGGCGGCGTACGTCCTGGACAAGAGCCGCGCGAAGCTCCTGTTCATCACCGGCACGTTCCTCGGCACGTCGTACGTGGCGTCCCTGCGGCGGACCGGGATCGTCCTGCCGCACCTGGAACAGGTCGTGGTCCTCGCGGACGGCGCGCCCGAGGACTTCCGCACCTGGAAGGACTTCCTGGCGGGCGGCGACGGCGTCCCGCGGGCCGCCGTGCGGGCCCGGGCGGACGCGGTGGAGGCGACCGCCCCCTCGGACATCGTCTTCACCTCCGGGACGACGGGCCGCCCCAAGGGTGCGGTGATCACCCACGCCCAGACGCTGCGCTGCTACGAGACGTGGGCGGACCTGGCGGGGCTGGCGGAGGGCGACCGCTACCTGATCGTGAACCCCTTCTTCCACACCTTCGGCTACAAGGCCGGGATCATCGCCTGCCTGACCCGAGGGGCGGTGATGGTGCCGCAGCCCGTCTCCGGGACCGACACGGTGCTGGCGAACATCGTCGCCGAGCGCATCACCGTCCTCCCCGGCCCGCCCACGCTCCTCCAGTCCCTCCTGGACCACCCGGCCCGGTCGTCCTACGACCTGTCGACCCTGCGGCTGGTGGTCACCGGCGCGGCCGTCGTCCCCCTGTCACTGGTCACCCGGCTCCGCACCGAACTGGGCGTCGGCACCGTCCTCACCGCGTACGGCCTCTCCGAGGCGAGCGGCATCGTCACGATGTGCCGCCGCGGCGACCCGCTGGAGGTCGTCGCCACCACCTCGGGCCGCCCCATCCCCGGCACCGAGGTGCGCGTCGACGGCACGGGCGAGGTCCTGGTGCGCGGCCACCACGTGATGACCGGCTACTTCGAGGACCCCGACGGCACGGCGGCGGCCGTCGACCCCGACGGCTGGCTCCGCACCGGCGACGTGGGCGTCCTGGACGGGGCCGGCAACCTCCGCATCACCGACCGGATCAAGGACATGTTCGTCGTGGGCGGCTTCAACGCCTATCCCGCCGAGATAGAACAGCTCCTCGCCACCCACCCCGACCTCGTGGACGTCGCGGTCGTCGGCGTCCCGGACCCCCGCCTCGGCGAGGTCGCCAAGGCCTACGCGGTCCGCCGCCCCGGCTCCCCGCTCACGGCCGACGACCTGATCGCCTGGGCCCGCCGCGAGATGGCCAACTACAAGGTGCCGCGGCAGGTCGCGTTCGTGGCCGAGCTGCCGCGGAACGCGAGCGGCAAGGTGGTGAAGGGCGAGTTGCGGGCCCGGCACTGA
- a CDS encoding TIGR03619 family F420-dependent LLM class oxidoreductase: MVAYGMQLPVQSQSTLFAEPWEAGAGPEDLVEVARAADRHGFAYVAVCDHVAIPRRLAGAMSTVWYDPVATLAHLAAATRRVRLLSHVAVVGLRHPLVTAKQYATLDHLSGGRLVLGVGAGHVREEFEALGAGFERRGALLDETIDALRAALGPDEYPEFHGERFAFEGLGQRPRPAQERVPLWVGGSSPAAVRRAALKGDGWLPQGDPRDRLPAQIGTLRRLRAEAGVEEPLVVGAITEPLYVGDARWDVGRRTLGGKPDALAECLRAYGAMGVDQIQVRFRSRSRAELTDQMGAFADGVAPLLG, translated from the coding sequence ATGGTCGCGTACGGGATGCAGCTGCCGGTCCAGTCGCAGAGCACCCTCTTCGCCGAACCCTGGGAGGCGGGCGCCGGCCCGGAGGACCTGGTCGAGGTCGCCCGGGCCGCCGACCGCCACGGCTTCGCCTACGTCGCGGTCTGCGACCACGTGGCGATACCCCGGCGGCTCGCCGGGGCGATGAGCACCGTCTGGTACGACCCCGTCGCCACCCTCGCCCACCTCGCGGCCGCCACCCGGCGCGTACGGCTGCTGAGCCATGTCGCGGTCGTCGGGCTGCGCCACCCGCTGGTCACCGCCAAGCAGTACGCCACCCTCGACCACCTCAGCGGCGGGCGCCTGGTCCTCGGGGTCGGCGCCGGACACGTGCGCGAGGAGTTCGAGGCGCTGGGCGCCGGCTTCGAGCGGCGCGGCGCCCTGCTGGACGAGACGATCGACGCGCTGAGGGCGGCGCTGGGCCCCGACGAGTACCCCGAGTTCCACGGCGAGCGGTTCGCCTTCGAGGGCCTCGGGCAGCGGCCGCGGCCGGCCCAGGAGCGGGTGCCCCTCTGGGTCGGCGGCTCGTCGCCCGCCGCCGTGCGCCGCGCCGCGCTCAAGGGCGACGGCTGGCTGCCGCAGGGCGACCCCCGCGACCGGCTGCCCGCGCAGATCGGCACCCTGCGGCGGCTGCGCGCCGAGGCGGGCGTCGAGGAACCGCTCGTCGTCGGCGCGATCACCGAGCCGCTGTACGTCGGGGACGCCCGGTGGGACGTCGGGCGGCGCACCCTCGGCGGCAAGCCGGACGCGCTCGCCGAGTGCTTGCGTGCGTACGGGGCGATGGGCGTGGACCAGATACAGGTGCGGTTCCGGTCCCGGAGCCGCGCGGAGCTGACCGACCAGATGGGGGCCTTCGCGGACGGCGTCGCCCCCCTGCTGGGCTGA
- a CDS encoding SDR family NAD(P)-dependent oxidoreductase — translation MGKLDGRVVLITGAARGQGEQEARLFAEEGARVVLCDVLDEEGGALAAELGASRARYVHLDVGEEDDWARAVTAAKDAFGRIDGLVNNAGVLRFNELVSTPLEEFMGVVRVNQVGCFLGIRAVAPEIEAAGGGTIVNTASYTALTGMAYVGAYAATKHAVLGLTRVAAVELGGKGIRVNAVCPGAVDTPMSNPEGADPATLDELYRRLVPLGRVGRPEEVAALALFLSCADSAYITGQPFVVDGGWLAGVNVF, via the coding sequence ATGGGCAAGCTGGACGGACGGGTCGTGCTGATCACCGGCGCGGCGCGCGGGCAGGGGGAGCAGGAGGCCCGGCTCTTCGCCGAGGAGGGCGCCAGGGTCGTGCTCTGCGACGTGCTGGACGAGGAGGGCGGCGCGCTGGCCGCGGAACTCGGGGCGTCCCGGGCGCGCTACGTCCACCTGGACGTGGGGGAGGAGGACGACTGGGCGCGTGCCGTCACGGCGGCGAAGGACGCGTTCGGCCGGATCGACGGCCTGGTCAACAACGCGGGCGTGCTGCGCTTCAACGAACTGGTCTCCACGCCGCTGGAGGAGTTCATGGGCGTCGTCCGGGTCAACCAGGTCGGCTGCTTCCTCGGCATCCGCGCGGTGGCGCCCGAGATCGAGGCCGCCGGGGGCGGCACGATCGTCAACACCGCCTCGTACACCGCCCTGACGGGCATGGCGTACGTCGGCGCCTACGCCGCCACCAAGCACGCCGTGCTGGGGCTCACCCGGGTCGCGGCGGTGGAGCTGGGCGGCAAGGGCATCCGCGTCAACGCCGTGTGCCCGGGCGCCGTCGACACGCCCATGTCCAACCCCGAGGGCGCCGACCCCGCCACGCTCGACGAGCTGTACCGCAGGCTCGTCCCGCTGGGGCGGGTCGGCCGGCCGGAGGAGGTGGCGGCGCTCGCCCTGTTCCTGAGCTGCGCCGACTCCGCGTACATCACCGGGCAGCCGTTCGTCGTCGACGGCGGGTGGCTGGCGGGCGTCAACGTCTTCTGA
- a CDS encoding AfsR/SARP family transcriptional regulator, which translates to MDREDGPRVPEQRAPRRGPAVDGGDLRFGVLGPVRAWRGGDALPSGSPQQRALLAALLLRDGRTATAAELIDAIWGDEPPSQALAAVRTYASRLRKVLPADVLVSESGGYAIRAGADALDLNVAQELAATAEKARAGGDRTRARALFDESLALWDGEPLASVPGPYAETQRARLEEWRLTLLETRLDLDLECGHHAEAVSELTALTAAHPLRERLRELLMLALYRSGRQAEALAVYADTRRLLADELGVDPRPELARLQQRILRADAELARPAEDPSPAPAVSRPAQLPATVPDFTGRGSFVRELGDRLATAEGSVMAVSALAGIGGVGKTTLAVHVAHAARPRFPDGQLYVDLQGAGARSVEPETVLGAFLRALGTQDSAVPDTLDERAALYRSTLAGRRVLVLLDNARDAAQVRPLLPGTEGCAALVTSRVRMVDLAGAHLVDLDVMSPDEALQLFTKIVGAERVRAEREAALDVVAACGFLPLAIRIAASRLAARRTWTVSVLAAKLADERRRLDELQAGDLAVKATFELGYGQLEPAQARAFRLLGLADGPDISLAAAAAVLDLPAHDAEDLLESLVDTSLLESAAPGRYRYHDLVRLYARACADRDEQPPSEREAALSRLLDFYLATAARVFAMERPGDRTVGHFAPTRYAGLEFASRHEGLDWLYAEGTCLLACARQGTRDGRLGRAVDLLWAAKDLAESGANSKLYEAAALTARDAARASGDARAEGRARTTLTNVHLVAGRYSEADEEARGARELALGAGDVAPVYWADNDRGIIALNQGRNDDAELHLQAAMRGSRLDGNAPGEASALCNLARLHLLKGRTSSAIDLASKGIAIYRRIGSTLRLANGHYALGVALTHAGRPSEALEQFAAALDIFGKNRQRLWEGTTHFRAAEAHLSARRPARAAQHAEQALANGCIGGDRMRGNVLTLLGRALDSLAQADRARACWREALSIYEQLCAPEAVDVRALLSPRAAA; encoded by the coding sequence ATGGACCGTGAAGACGGGCCGCGCGTGCCGGAGCAGCGCGCTCCGCGGCGGGGTCCCGCCGTCGACGGCGGCGACCTGCGCTTCGGCGTGCTCGGCCCGGTGCGCGCGTGGCGTGGCGGCGACGCCCTGCCGTCCGGCTCACCGCAGCAACGGGCCCTGCTCGCCGCGCTCCTGCTGCGCGACGGGCGCACGGCGACGGCCGCCGAACTGATCGACGCGATCTGGGGCGACGAACCGCCCTCGCAGGCCCTCGCGGCGGTGCGCACCTACGCCTCCCGGCTGCGCAAGGTCCTCCCGGCGGACGTCCTGGTCAGCGAGTCGGGCGGGTACGCGATCCGGGCCGGCGCCGACGCCCTCGACCTGAACGTGGCGCAGGAGCTGGCCGCCACGGCCGAGAAGGCGCGCGCGGGCGGTGACCGCACCCGGGCCCGGGCACTGTTCGACGAGTCGCTGGCCCTGTGGGACGGCGAGCCCCTGGCGTCCGTGCCGGGGCCGTACGCCGAGACGCAGCGCGCCCGCCTGGAGGAGTGGCGGCTCACCCTGCTGGAGACCCGGCTGGACCTGGACCTGGAGTGCGGCCACCACGCGGAGGCGGTGTCCGAGCTGACGGCGCTGACCGCCGCGCACCCGCTGCGGGAGCGGCTGCGGGAGCTGCTGATGCTGGCGCTGTACCGCAGCGGGCGGCAGGCGGAGGCGCTCGCGGTGTACGCGGACACGCGCCGGCTCCTCGCCGACGAGCTGGGCGTGGACCCGCGCCCGGAGCTGGCGCGGCTCCAGCAGCGCATCCTGCGGGCCGACGCGGAGCTGGCCCGCCCGGCGGAGGACCCGTCGCCCGCGCCCGCCGTGTCACGTCCGGCGCAACTCCCGGCGACGGTGCCGGACTTCACCGGCCGGGGCTCGTTCGTGCGGGAGCTGGGCGACCGGCTGGCGACGGCGGAGGGCTCGGTGATGGCGGTGTCGGCGCTCGCGGGCATCGGCGGCGTCGGCAAGACCACGCTCGCGGTGCACGTGGCGCACGCGGCCCGGCCCCGCTTCCCGGACGGGCAGCTGTACGTGGACCTCCAGGGCGCCGGGGCGCGCTCGGTGGAGCCGGAGACGGTGCTGGGCGCCTTCCTGCGGGCGCTGGGCACCCAGGACTCGGCGGTCCCCGACACGCTCGACGAGCGCGCGGCGCTCTACCGCTCGACGCTCGCCGGGCGGCGGGTCCTGGTGCTGCTGGACAACGCCCGCGACGCCGCCCAGGTGCGGCCGCTGCTGCCCGGTACGGAAGGGTGCGCGGCCCTGGTCACCAGCCGGGTGCGGATGGTGGACCTGGCGGGCGCGCACCTGGTGGACCTGGACGTGATGTCGCCGGACGAGGCGCTCCAGCTCTTCACGAAGATCGTGGGCGCCGAGCGGGTGCGGGCGGAGCGGGAGGCGGCGCTGGACGTGGTCGCCGCGTGCGGGTTCCTGCCGCTGGCGATCCGGATCGCCGCCTCGCGGCTGGCGGCGCGCCGCACCTGGACGGTGTCGGTGCTGGCGGCCAAGCTCGCCGACGAGCGCCGTCGGCTGGACGAGCTCCAGGCGGGCGACCTGGCGGTGAAGGCCACCTTCGAGCTGGGGTACGGGCAGCTGGAACCGGCGCAGGCCCGGGCGTTCCGGCTGCTGGGCCTCGCCGACGGCCCGGACATCTCCCTGGCGGCCGCGGCGGCGGTCCTGGACCTCCCGGCGCACGACGCGGAGGACCTCCTGGAGTCCCTGGTCGACACCTCGCTGCTGGAGTCGGCCGCCCCGGGCCGCTACCGCTACCACGACCTGGTCCGCCTCTACGCGCGTGCGTGCGCCGACCGCGACGAACAGCCCCCCTCGGAGCGGGAGGCGGCGCTGTCGCGGCTGCTGGACTTCTACCTGGCGACGGCGGCGCGGGTGTTCGCGATGGAGCGCCCGGGCGACCGCACGGTGGGGCACTTCGCCCCGACGCGGTACGCGGGCCTGGAGTTCGCCTCGCGCCACGAGGGGCTGGACTGGCTGTACGCGGAGGGGACCTGCCTGCTGGCCTGCGCCCGGCAGGGCACCCGTGACGGGCGGCTGGGGCGGGCGGTGGACCTGTTGTGGGCCGCCAAGGACCTGGCCGAGTCGGGCGCCAACTCCAAGCTGTACGAGGCTGCCGCCCTGACCGCGCGGGACGCGGCGAGGGCCTCCGGTGACGCCCGCGCCGAGGGCCGGGCGCGGACCACGCTGACCAATGTGCACCTGGTGGCGGGGCGGTACAGCGAGGCGGACGAGGAGGCGCGGGGCGCCCGTGAGCTGGCGCTCGGTGCGGGTGATGTGGCGCCCGTGTACTGGGCGGACAACGACCGGGGGATCATCGCGCTCAACCAGGGCCGCAACGACGACGCCGAGCTGCACCTCCAGGCGGCCATGCGGGGCTCTCGCCTAGACGGCAACGCGCCGGGCGAGGCGAGCGCGCTGTGCAACCTGGCGCGGCTGCACCTGCTGAAGGGGCGGACGTCCAGCGCCATCGACCTCGCGAGCAAGGGCATCGCGATCTACCGGCGCATCGGCAGCACCCTGCGCCTCGCGAACGGGCACTACGCGCTGGGGGTCGCCCTGACGCACGCCGGGCGGCCCTCGGAGGCCCTGGAGCAGTTCGCGGCGGCCCTCGACATCTTCGGCAAGAACCGCCAGCGGCTGTGGGAGGGCACGACGCACTTCCGGGCGGCCGAGGCCCACCTGTCCGCCCGGCGCCCGGCGCGGGCCGCGCAGCACGCCGAGCAGGCCCTGGCGAACGGCTGCATCGGGGGCGACCGGATGCGGGGGAACGTCCTGACGCTGCTGGGCCGGGCGCTCGACAGTCTGGCGCAGGCGGACCGGGCGCGTGCCTGCTGGCGCGAGGCCCTGTCGATCTACGAGCAGTTGTGCGCGCCGGAGGCGGTCGACGTACGGGCCCTGCTGTCGCCCCGGGCCGCGGCCTGA
- a CDS encoding pentapeptide repeat-containing protein: protein MANEQGPVIRDEDWYARELGPGTAFTGYTFYDTDWTEVVDEGAVFDACTFSGVRFNASRHTDAAFTNCVFRGCVFFDTRFERCKLVGSRFERSTTGLLEVTGGDWSFTGFRGADLRKAAFDGVRLREADLTGARLEGARLVGCDLSGAALHGARLKGADLRGSDLSSLDPRTVEAAGARIDLEQAAVIATALGYQVG from the coding sequence ATGGCGAACGAACAGGGTCCCGTCATCCGTGACGAGGACTGGTACGCCCGGGAGCTGGGCCCCGGGACGGCCTTCACCGGGTACACCTTCTACGACACGGACTGGACCGAGGTCGTCGACGAGGGCGCCGTCTTCGACGCGTGCACCTTCTCGGGCGTCCGCTTCAACGCCTCCCGTCACACGGACGCGGCATTCACCAACTGCGTCTTCCGCGGCTGCGTCTTCTTCGACACCCGCTTCGAGCGGTGCAAGCTCGTCGGCAGCCGCTTCGAGCGGTCGACGACCGGGCTCCTGGAGGTGACCGGCGGCGACTGGTCGTTCACCGGCTTCCGGGGCGCCGACCTGCGCAAGGCCGCCTTCGACGGGGTCCGCCTCCGGGAGGCCGACCTGACCGGCGCCCGCCTGGAGGGCGCCCGCCTCGTGGGGTGCGACCTGTCCGGCGCGGCGCTCCACGGCGCCCGGCTGAAGGGCGCCGACCTGCGGGGCAGCGACCTGTCGTCGCTGGACCCGCGGACGGTGGAGGCGGCGGGCGCCAGGATCGACCTCGAACAGGCGGCGGTCATCGCGACGGCCCTGGGGTACCAGGTGGGGTGA
- a CDS encoding LLM class flavin-dependent oxidoreductase — translation MEFGLFVQGYVPAERARNDPAAEHKALMEETEYVIQADRSGFKYAWASEHHFLEEYSHLSANDVFLGYLAHATDRIHLGSGIFNPLAPVNHPVKVAEKVAMLDHLSGGRFEFGSGRGAGSHEILGFMPGITDMNHTKEIWEETIAEFPRMWLQDEYPGFQGKHWSLPPRKILPKPYGAGHPAMWYAAGSPSSYAMAGKKGLGVLGFSVQKVADMEWVVESYKTAVKDAEPVGAFVNDNVMVTSTAICAETHAKAVEVAVGGGLNYLQSLLFRYHDTFPRPEGIPEWPELLPEYTEEVIELLIAEELMICGDPDEVLRQCRRWERAGADQLSFGLPIGVSYEDTMTTIRLIGEHVIPRIDTDPVHRTSRFRGTV, via the coding sequence GTGGAATTCGGTCTCTTCGTACAGGGATACGTGCCGGCCGAACGGGCCCGGAACGACCCGGCGGCGGAACACAAGGCGCTGATGGAGGAGACGGAGTACGTCATCCAGGCGGACCGGTCCGGGTTCAAGTACGCCTGGGCCTCCGAGCACCACTTCCTGGAGGAGTACTCGCACCTGTCCGCCAACGACGTCTTCCTCGGCTACCTCGCCCACGCCACGGACCGCATCCACCTGGGCTCCGGCATCTTCAACCCGCTCGCCCCCGTCAACCACCCGGTCAAGGTCGCCGAGAAGGTCGCCATGCTCGACCACCTGTCCGGCGGGCGCTTCGAGTTCGGGTCCGGGCGGGGAGCCGGCTCCCACGAGATCCTCGGCTTCATGCCCGGCATCACCGACATGAACCACACCAAGGAGATCTGGGAGGAGACCATCGCCGAGTTCCCCCGGATGTGGCTCCAGGACGAGTACCCCGGCTTCCAGGGCAAGCACTGGTCCCTGCCGCCCCGCAAGATCCTCCCCAAGCCGTACGGCGCCGGGCACCCGGCCATGTGGTACGCCGCCGGGTCGCCGTCCTCATACGCCATGGCGGGGAAGAAGGGGCTGGGCGTCCTCGGCTTCAGCGTGCAGAAGGTCGCCGACATGGAGTGGGTCGTCGAGTCGTACAAGACGGCCGTCAAGGACGCCGAACCGGTCGGGGCGTTCGTCAACGACAACGTCATGGTCACCTCCACGGCGATCTGCGCGGAGACCCACGCCAAAGCGGTCGAGGTCGCGGTGGGCGGCGGGCTGAACTACCTCCAGTCCCTGCTGTTCCGGTACCACGACACGTTCCCCCGGCCGGAGGGCATCCCCGAGTGGCCCGAACTGCTGCCGGAGTACACCGAGGAGGTCATCGAACTGCTCATCGCCGAGGAGCTGATGATCTGCGGCGACCCGGACGAGGTGCTGCGCCAGTGCCGCCGCTGGGAGCGGGCGGGCGCCGACCAGCTGTCCTTCGGGCTGCCGATCGGCGTCTCGTACGAGGACACGATGACCACGATCCGGCTGATCGGCGAGCACGTCATCCCGCGGATCGACACGGACCCGGTCCACCGCACCAGCCGCTTCCGCGGGACGGTCTGA
- a CDS encoding DUF2637 domain-containing protein — MREHRVEDMPYRTEGMPYRVEDMPYRTEDMSYRVEDILVPHLPAPGLDDQPWATSSPYPTLPDVPLGPDPSTDGPHPEWDPAEELAFLLQEAIDTDRDTTTGRPPPDSSDWPLEREGMTNLATMSAGLPPVNPPGHGRRRAKAPTVTWAGVGSFLLTVLSVTLVTMVSVFSGIIAYDPLRHIAETHSPAGTVNWWPLLVYGPWAVASLSVLRAALHQRRAAHSWSVVLLFSLMCMLLCVAEAPRNHTGMAAAALPTVASLACFHQLVRFITLTRPPRKANPRHRNLARSPSRLSP; from the coding sequence ATGCGTGAGCACCGCGTCGAGGACATGCCGTACCGCACCGAAGGCATGCCGTACCGGGTCGAGGACATGCCGTACCGCACCGAAGACATGTCGTACCGCGTCGAGGACATCCTCGTCCCCCACCTGCCCGCCCCCGGCCTCGACGACCAGCCATGGGCGACGAGCTCCCCGTATCCGACCCTCCCCGACGTTCCGCTCGGACCGGACCCGTCGACGGACGGGCCGCACCCGGAGTGGGACCCCGCCGAAGAACTCGCCTTCCTCCTCCAGGAAGCCATCGATACGGACCGGGACACCACCACCGGCCGGCCCCCGCCGGACAGCTCGGACTGGCCGCTCGAACGCGAAGGCATGACGAACCTCGCGACCATGTCGGCAGGCCTGCCGCCGGTGAACCCACCCGGCCACGGGCGCCGCAGGGCGAAAGCGCCGACGGTCACCTGGGCGGGCGTCGGCAGCTTCCTGCTGACCGTGCTCTCGGTCACCCTCGTGACCATGGTCAGCGTGTTCAGCGGCATCATCGCCTACGACCCGCTGCGGCACATCGCCGAGACCCACTCGCCCGCCGGCACGGTCAACTGGTGGCCCCTGCTCGTCTACGGGCCGTGGGCGGTGGCGTCCCTGTCCGTCCTGCGGGCCGCGCTGCACCAGCGCCGCGCCGCGCACTCCTGGTCGGTCGTCCTGCTCTTCTCCCTCATGTGCATGCTGCTGTGCGTGGCGGAGGCCCCCAGGAACCACACCGGCATGGCGGCGGCCGCACTGCCCACCGTGGCCTCACTGGCCTGCTTCCACCAGCTGGTCCGCTTCATCACGCTCACCCGGCCACCCCGCAAGGCCAACCCCCGCCACCGCAACCTCGCGCGGTCGCCGAGCCGACTCTCCCCCTGA
- a CDS encoding PaaI family thioesterase: MTLTLAEADKILADNFAPWVLELGLSVEEAGEAHAVLRLPWDGRLAREGGGLSGQALMAAADTATVIAVSSARGAFVPMTTVQQSTSFMRAVTGADVLVDARITKLGKRMAFAEITMTAEGGTEPAARASTVYALLG, from the coding sequence ATGACTCTGACGCTCGCCGAAGCCGACAAGATCCTCGCCGACAACTTCGCCCCCTGGGTGCTGGAGCTCGGCCTGTCCGTCGAGGAGGCGGGCGAGGCGCACGCCGTGCTGCGGCTGCCGTGGGACGGGCGGCTGGCCCGGGAAGGGGGCGGACTGTCCGGGCAGGCGCTGATGGCGGCCGCCGACACGGCCACGGTGATCGCGGTCTCCTCGGCGCGCGGGGCGTTCGTGCCCATGACCACCGTGCAGCAGTCCACCAGCTTCATGCGCGCGGTGACCGGCGCGGACGTGCTGGTGGACGCGCGAATCACCAAGCTCGGCAAGCGGATGGCGTTCGCCGAGATCACGATGACCGCCGAGGGCGGGACGGAGCCCGCCGCCCGGGCCTCCACGGTGTACGCGCTCCTCGGCTGA
- a CDS encoding amidohydrolase family protein: METSATPATFPHIISVDDHTVEPPHVWRDRLPSKYRDTGPRVVRAPLKEMTFLGGKFAPVMGEKGDDGPVGDWWVYEDLHRPLTRLDTAVGYDRDEIRLEVITYEQMRPGSYSVPDRLADMDLNHVQSALCFPTFPRFCGQTFTEAADRELGLLGVRAYNDWMVEEWCGPDARGRLVPLTLIPLWDAELAAAEVRRNAARGVRAVAFSEIPPHLGLPSIHTDAWDPFLAACDETGTVIAMHIGSSSRMPSTSADAPPAVGSTITFANCCFSMTDWLMSGKFERFPGLRIMYAEGQIGWIPYILERADVVWEENRGWGGVADKVHRPPSELFAEHVYGCFFDDAFGLRNLDAIGVGNVLYETDYPHSDSTWPKSREVGEAQMGHLAPDVVERIVRGNAIELLDLTDDGLWRGAGG; encoded by the coding sequence ATGGAGACCTCGGCGACCCCGGCGACCTTTCCGCACATCATCTCGGTGGACGACCACACGGTGGAGCCCCCGCACGTCTGGCGGGACCGGCTCCCGTCGAAGTACCGCGACACCGGCCCCCGCGTCGTCCGGGCACCCCTGAAGGAGATGACCTTCCTCGGCGGGAAGTTCGCCCCGGTCATGGGCGAGAAGGGCGACGACGGGCCCGTCGGGGACTGGTGGGTGTACGAGGACCTCCACCGCCCCCTCACCCGCCTCGACACCGCCGTCGGCTACGACCGCGACGAGATACGGCTCGAAGTGATCACGTACGAGCAGATGCGCCCCGGCTCGTACAGCGTCCCCGACCGCCTCGCCGACATGGATCTCAACCACGTCCAGTCCGCCCTGTGCTTCCCGACCTTCCCGCGCTTCTGCGGCCAGACCTTCACCGAGGCCGCCGACCGGGAGCTGGGCCTGCTCGGCGTCCGCGCGTACAACGACTGGATGGTCGAGGAGTGGTGCGGGCCCGACGCCCGCGGCCGGCTCGTCCCCCTGACACTGATCCCGCTGTGGGACGCGGAGCTGGCCGCCGCCGAGGTGCGCCGCAACGCCGCCCGGGGCGTGCGGGCCGTCGCCTTCTCGGAGATCCCCCCGCACCTGGGCCTGCCGTCCATCCACACCGACGCCTGGGACCCGTTCCTCGCCGCCTGCGACGAGACCGGCACGGTCATCGCCATGCACATCGGCTCGTCTTCGCGGATGCCGTCGACGTCCGCGGACGCCCCGCCCGCCGTCGGCTCCACCATCACCTTCGCCAACTGCTGCTTCTCCATGACCGACTGGCTGATGAGCGGGAAGTTCGAGCGCTTCCCCGGACTGCGGATCATGTACGCCGAGGGCCAGATCGGCTGGATCCCCTACATCCTGGAGCGCGCCGACGTGGTGTGGGAGGAGAACCGCGGCTGGGGCGGCGTCGCCGACAAGGTCCACCGGCCGCCCTCCGAGCTGTTCGCCGAGCACGTGTACGGCTGCTTCTTCGACGACGCCTTCGGCCTGCGGAACCTGGACGCCATCGGCGTCGGGAACGTCCTGTACGAGACGGACTACCCGCACTCCGACTCGACCTGGCCGAAGTCCCGCGAGGTCGGCGAGGCCCAGATGGGCCACCTCGCCCCGGACGTGGTCGAGCGCATCGTGCGGGGCAACGCGATCGAGCTGCTGGACCTGACGGACGACGGCCTGTGGCGCGGGGCGGGAGGCTGA